A region of the Cyanobacterium sp. T60_A2020_053 genome:
ACCGTAGGGCATACGGGAACATACGCTTGGGGAGATTTGCCCTCTTGGGCGATTGCCTATGGGCTGTCGTCTAACGGCGAGTCGGTGAACCAAGAATCCCCCACTATAACCCGTAGGGTTTAGTGGTGGGAGTGTCAACCATTTCTTCCTTGACTTGGCTGATAACCTTTTTTTTGGTTATGGGTAATTTGTGATTAATTAATTTGCTCCATTAAGTCACGATTTTGTAAAACATACAAGGTTTCCTGTTCCCTTTCCCAGTCTTCCCGACTGATTACCATAAAATCGTCCCCATTACGCCGAGTCACTGTCAAGGGAATATGATGGTTGATTACTTCATCGACATAACTTTTTAAATTGTCTCTAAATTGGTTAACGCTGGTGATATTCATGGTTTTTTCACAATTTAACGGTACTTAAACTAAATGTACGGATTTACCGTACTTTTTTAGGATAGCAGAGCAATATTAAGAATATCAACAGCCTTTGACTTTGTTATTTTTAAAACTTTCCCCTTCCCTATGAGATGATATAGTAGAAAAAAAACTATCTAGGATTATGGCTAGTTCTGATACGGTTTATCGTCACCTCGAATGTCGCCCCGACAGTTATCAAGGTTGGTATAATCAAGCCCGACAATTACAAGCGCACTCCAAACTAGAAGATGCTTTGTATAGTTACCAAAGGGCGCTAGAATATCACCCGAATGATTATTTTGCTTGGTATCATCACGGTAAAGTATTAGAAGAATTAGGTCAATATCCGTCAGCTTTAAATAGTTTTCATCAAGCTGGAAATTTACAACCAAATAATTATTGGGCTTGGTATAGTATCGGTTATATTTTACAAGAAAAGTTAGCCCGTCACACTGAAGCAATGATATATTTGCGGAGGGCGCTGGTTAACAATCCGCAAGATTATTGGATCAACTATCGTCTTGCTAAATCTTATTTTTATTTAAGAAAATATATCCATGCTTTAGATTTTTTTCATCATGCTCTAAAAATTCGTCCCCGTGATTATTGGAGTTTATATCGTTGTGGTGAGTGTTGGCAAAAAATAGGTAATTTAACCAGCGCCCGTCACAGTTACCTTGAGGCTTTAGACATAAAAAATAATGATTATTGGGTAATATTTCAACTAATGAATATTGCGGAAAAACAATGTTTATATTCAGAGGTAATTATGTGGGGTAAAATACTTCTTGATTTAGACTTTGAATCAGAGGAAATTATCTCAAAACTCGCCATAGCTTATCGAATTTTAAATAAATCAGAAGAGTTAAAGGGAGAAAGTAAGAAGTAAGAAGTAAGAAGTAAGAAGTATAAATATTTAAGGCGTTGGTGCGTAAATTC
Encoded here:
- a CDS encoding transposase; its protein translation is TVGHTGTYAWGDLPSWAIAYGLSSNGESVNQESPTITRRV
- a CDS encoding type II toxin-antitoxin system Phd/YefM family antitoxin, with translation MNITSVNQFRDNLKSYVDEVINHHIPLTVTRRNGDDFMVISREDWEREQETLYVLQNRDLMEQIN
- a CDS encoding tetratricopeptide repeat protein, coding for MASSDTVYRHLECRPDSYQGWYNQARQLQAHSKLEDALYSYQRALEYHPNDYFAWYHHGKVLEELGQYPSALNSFHQAGNLQPNNYWAWYSIGYILQEKLARHTEAMIYLRRALVNNPQDYWINYRLAKSYFYLRKYIHALDFFHHALKIRPRDYWSLYRCGECWQKIGNLTSARHSYLEALDIKNNDYWVIFQLMNIAEKQCLYSEVIMWGKILLDLDFESEEIISKLAIAYRILNKSEELKGESKK